In Calliopsis andreniformis isolate RMS-2024a chromosome 6, iyCalAndr_principal, whole genome shotgun sequence, the genomic window GGGAGAAACTTCTTATTGCGTTCCACGATGACGGAGCGCAAGTACTTACTTACTTCCCAGGGACGATACACAGCGAATAGATCGATTTCTTCTTGCCGCGAACTATCCATCGCGGCGGAAACTGTTGCGAGTTTTAAGAGATAAACGCTTAcgaattgtattttttatgaccCCTTTTATCCGTTTTGAAACGCGGAGAAAAGAGATGAAGAGTTCGTGAGCGAGATGCGTTCTTTAGTTGAAGGAAACGTAACGTTGTcgagtatttttttaaaaacaacGAAAGAGTTGAACGAAAACGGAGGTTTTCGATCGTAACGATTATTTCTTATTTGTGGAGTTACTAGGTGTTGCGATGGAATTTTTATAATGTTAGCGTCGAAAGCCTTACCGCATGCAGGGTGTCTATCTCAAATGGGCCACCAGTGTCATTCAAGAGAGCATCGTTCGGAAAAGTAGGGAAAGATGAATACTGTCAGCCGATATATATACaggaattttcaaattatttcagTAATGGCAATGACGATCCAATTACAATGAACATCCGTTATGTATCGTTACGTCGTGATAATTATCGTCAACGATTTATTGTGTACCGTTTCTCGCTAGATTTACGGCTCGCCGTGAATCGATCCACCTTAATCAACTATTCGATTGTACTCAAACACAGACAAATAATTAGCATACTAATTTGTACGTAAGGGATAAGATAATATCTTTGTTTATCGGTACGATAAGGGAAGGAACTGAGATCGTAAGTGGCATCTTAACGAACGTTATCGCGTCATATCTAAGTCAGATTCATATCCGTAGTGCATATAGTATTGTGCTATATATTTTAGAAAGATATTAGACCTCACTTTCgttattttatgtatttttttaattacccgTAGGCGAATAACGTACCTCATACTGCCAACAACTCAATGAGACCACGACATAAATGTAATCGATATGGTAAATTGCGAGGAATTTGCGATAATTCGAACGATTCGATTGTAGTTACTGTTGAAGTCCTTTTAGATATCGAACGTGCGAAATGATTTATATAAAAGATAATTACTTTTTTCTTTAACAATTATACTACATTCTTAAAGCAACACATGCAGGCATACATGTATCTACAAACAGCACATTCGTTTCGTTAGTGTAGAAATTGTTTGCAATGTTGTTATTcttatatatttcttattttaagaAATTGACAATAACCGTTCCTAGTAGATTACTCTTTGTCCGATTTTTCAATGTTCCTCGCAAAACCACGAATCATATCTTGCTCTGTAATTAGCATCAATACGCAAAATAGTGTTAGTAGAGAGGCTTGATATTCCTTGCTAAAGTTTTGAAATTAAGGAAATCAAAAGTTTCTACTGATATTATACATTATGGTAAACGTCTTCTATTACAGAGTACAACTTTTAGTCACAACGTGTGATCTATTATCGTTGGAATAGTAGCATATCCGCGAATTAAATGAGGAAACATATGTTAAATATGCCTATTTAACAAATACTGTATATCGTAAAACACTGCTCAATATAACAATTCTACAATAACTATATTAAAAGAATGTTGTTGTTTAtagaaaaatggaaaaaaatatattatgaaaaTATGATGAGAAAATGTGCTCAAATTGGATAATTATATAGCTTTGAAAAAAAATGTGTTGACAAATAAAACATACCATGCAAGTAATCCCAGCGTTGATAGTTTTAGTTTTTCTTTCCTTTATTTAATTATAAGTTCATAAACTGTGgaacaaaaataaatataaccattTACGGAAAAAAAAGTGTTTACTTTTCATATGTATTTAAACCCACCATATTTACAATCAATATCCTTATAAGTATATATTTCTTGATATACATATCTCTTAGTGTTTCATGTTATGACCAAAATAGGATAGAAACAGCCATACAAACGCAACTAAATGCCACATATGGACTTTTCCTTTCTCCGATCCTAGCACACTTCCAAAAAGTACCCTGAAGACTGAGAGATGAAATTTTGTTAATATCATTAAATCCATACATCAAATGCACATAAATTCTCAGAAATTATTAAATGCACATACCCAACTTTCCCCATTCGCTTATCCAATAAACTAGGCATGATGGCTTTGATGTAAGTGCAAGTGCATATTAGTAACAATATCACTGTTAATAGACTCTGGAAATTAAATATGGCGGACTGCCACCAAAAGAGACTATTAAAAAATCTGATTCAATTGATACATACTTTTCAAATACTACAAAGGTTATGAAACCACTATCGCTCGCTTATTATCGCATAAGTTGTTCTATTCAAATCACAAActtgaaataataaaaataattatcttACCATTACGACTGATTTGTAATTAACGTAGAAAAACGAGAACTGTCACCGAGAAATACGCGCGTATGAATAACACTTGTCGGACATGCATGGACTGACATGCACTAACAACATTCCACCATTTCGAAGGGCAAGTGTGCAATGCGCGAAAAAGTTGAAAAAGGAATAAGTGTTCTATCTAATTGcaccaatatatttttcattctctATCAAAATCAGTCTGTGCAGTATCTTAAATTAGAGTTCATATCGATCAGATAcattaataataaatttcaataatgATTAAGAACATTACTATCCAAAGCACTTAACTGTCTCTGTAAGTGCATTGTCGATGGtgcatttttaataaaaatacctTTAAAAACTAGTGGTAGTGTATGACGAAAATCTTTTTCTCTGATCACGACCGGTATACGAGTAACTTCAGAAGTATGCTATGAATGCATCGGTATGGAATGTTAAAAACTTTGCACGATAAAGAAAATTCATTGGCTGGGTACGTATATCCTGCGGCCACCGCGTGCAGTAGGAAAATGGCTGCCGAGAAACGTCAATACATTTTATATCAATAACAAACTCTCTTTGTAAATAACCGTGACAAGAAGAATTTCAATAAAACGAATGCTGTTTAATTAATGCTTTAAGTTCTTTTTTTTCAATGAACGTGTGTGCGTGAAGAAGTGCGTGTGAATCGAAAATGGCAGAATTTGTGCGTGGAGGTCCGAGCGTGTCGAACAGTGCTAAGGTATGTACGGTGTATTATTCATCTTGGATTATTCATTCGTTGTCGTGCGGTTGTTGAAAGTCTGGAGCGTCGAATAAGAAGAAATGAAGTGTAATTGCATGCTCGTGGATTCGTGATAAGTTTCAGAAGTCCGGCGATTCGCCGTAGGTtccgaacagtttttcaaatatttcgtcGGAACGTTGGTGTTTTCGGTATCATTTGCAAGCAATATTTTCCATCGATTTATACGCAAAGAAACAAGCATGATAGCGGAGCGTAAATATAGGAAAACTATAAGCAGCCATCCGCACATGGTATTTATGTTTTGTTGACAAAAATATATGGTATATTTGGAGTACTGTGATACATATCTGTGAAAGTAAAAGCATTGTCTTTTTGCTTGTTCGAGGATTAAAAGTTTGtagtttattattatttctagATGTATTttgacatttttattgtagaagTAGATTGTAGCTTCGTATAAAGTTATGTTCTAAGTTATTTATGTTTATTTTCATATAATGGTATCTATAGATGGATCATAACAGCAAAGGAGGATCTCCTAGTACTGGTAGTGAAGATGGTGGACAGAATGAATCTATGAATGTGGAAAATGAGTTTGATCCTTTCCTTGAAAATATACCAGATGATATACAGGATACAGAGGAACCTGATAGCGCAAATACAACATTATTAACAGCTCCACCGGAAAATCAGTGAGACTTGACACTCATAAAAGTttctaataagcacaacaaacaCTATTTATAATTAATCTCTTAATATTTCTTATGATTATAAGAAGTAGAAAGTGATTAATGTACAAATGTTTTATAGGTGGTATCATGGTAGATTAGATAGATTTACAGCAGAGGAAAGACTGTGGGATGCAAATAAAATGGGTAGTTATCTAGTACGTGAAAGTGATAGAAAGCCTGGAAGTTATGTATTGTCTTACTTAGGCAGAACTGGTATTAATCATTTTAGAATTACTGCAGTGTGTGGAGATTATTATATTGGTATGacagaaataattaaaaatttaacaaatatttgtacatcttttttatatgaaattatatGAGTTACATATATTATCATAGGTGGTAGACAGTTTAATAGTTTATCGGATCTAGTGGCATATTATACTCATTATTCAGATCTTTTAAAGAGAGAAAGACTTATACATCCTACTCCACCTCCTGAACCTGTTAATGATAAAAAACGAATTGTCGCAATACTGCCATATACTAAAATGCCTGATACAGATGAATTAAGCTTTCAAAAGGGTGACATATTTTTTGTACACAATGACATGGGAGATGGATGGTTATGGGTCACTGCTCACAGAACCGGTGAACAGGGCTTAATCTTCCGCGAATTAGTGGAAGATTTGGATGATTCAATTGATCCTAATACTGTATTTTCTTGGTTTCACCCTAATGTTACTAAAAGTGAAGCTGTGGATATGTTAGTGAAAGCAGGACCTGGAAGTTTCTTGGTAAATCAtatgtataaattatttttattagttgTGTCATTATTTgtgatattttaaaataaaaatttattttattattcaggtcAGACCTTCAGACAATAGTCCAGGGGATTATTCACTCTTTTTTCATATAAACAATCAAATtcaacgattcagaattgagaaaaaAGGAGTACGATATCTTATGGGTGGTAGAACTTTTGAATGTCTTGATGCTGTTATAAATAGGTACAATATTTTTTCACAGACATGacatttttttatagttttTAAACTGTTGATGAAATTTTGTTTACAGATATCGCAAAGAACAAATAGTGGAAGGTCATACCTTGGTTCAAGCAATGGTAACAGAGCCAGATGGTAGTGTAAGAGTGAACAGAGAAGTGCAACATGCAGAAAAAATATATGCAACTCTTAGAGAATGTCGTGAACAATCAGGAGCAAAAAAGAACAAAGGAATTAAAATGCAAGGATATTTAGAGAAGAAATCAGAGAAAAATAAAAAGTGGAAAGcactttattttgtacttttagtAGATGCTACAGATACTCATCTGTACTTGTATGACAATCCAAAAAGGACCAAACCAAAGGGTCTCATCGATTTAAGCTGTGCTTATTTATACCAGGTAAATTAAGTTTCTAAAAAAAGGCAAAAGTATTTATTATTGGAAGAAGTACTAATAGTCAAGTTATTATTAAGATCCCTTCCTGAAATATAAGTCGTTTTAGGTTCATGAAAGCGTGTTCGATAGACCGCATTGCTTTCAATTAGTTGAACGGGCTTTACCATGTTTGGCCACGATAACGTATTTGGCTGCTCCAAATTCAGAGAATGCTTTAGACTGGATTAATGCCTTAAAACCGTTATGTGTATCACAACTTACTCGTGCTCCAAAAGTTGCTCGTCTTCGTGAATTGCGTTCATTGCACCTTCATATTTTAGACGCTCATAGACTTCCGTACAAATTAGTACCAAACCCATTCATTATAGTGGCTCTAAACAACGTAAAAGTTGCTCGTACAAAAGTTAAGACTGGATTACATCCAATATGGGATGAGGAATTCATACTAGAGTATGTATATGTTTGGTCATTTGAATACTATTACTTATCAGCGATACATctattattatcattaaatGATTTAACAGAGATGTACCACCCGACGTCATGTCGTTTTCCTTGACACTATATAATAAAGGGAAGCGTAGTAAAGACACAGAAGTTGCTGAATTGATCGTTGAATTAGCGAGCTTAACGAACGGAGAAGAAATGGATGAATGGTACCCACTATCAGGAGTTACACCGATAGGAGAATGGGGCGTACTACGTTTACGCATAAGGTAACTTGATAAAGTTAAAGTTGTCTAATTCTTAAATCTAAGACTTGAACTATTATTTTACttccattgctttttatttgtaACATTACAGATATCGGCATGATTTAGCGATGCCACCGGAAGAATACAGTCCACTTCAACAATTATTATTAGATCCAGAACTACATGTTGTTAGGGCATTAGCGGATGTGTGTCACTTGGATAGAGTACCCCTGGCAAATAGTTTACTTAGAATATTTAGGTATAGAAGGACTTATCATGTACTAAAttatacacatatatttttttttattagcaAGACTATAGAAGCATATAAATCTTTTATGTTTAGGCATGAAAGAAAAGAAGCTGATCTTTTGAGATCCTTAAATCAAGCAGAAGTAAGTTAATTTGTATATATTTTAAAGAAAGGTGTAACCAATTTAATGTTTTTGTTAAACGTATCGGGTGTTTTGCATAGGTGGACAAAGAGGATGAAACGCCAACGTTATTTAGAGCTGCCAGCCTTACGACTACTTTAATGGATTTATACATGAAATCAGTTTGTACCTCCTTTTTGAAAGCCGCTTTACGCGACACTATAGTGAAATTGATCGAAAGTAAACAAAGTTGTGAACTGAATCCAACAAAAATGGATTCTCCAGAGGATGCGTGTAGCAACGCAGAATTTTTATTACAGGTAAATACAGATAAATTATCGCTAAATTATTTTAAGTACTAGTAACTTAATTCAATGTTATTGTAGGTTTTAGACGAAGTAACACTGAGCATTTTTACAAGTCCTGATGCATGTCCAAGGACTTTGAGATATATTTGTGGATGTTTGCAAAGAGCAGTTGTCGCCAAATGGCCACACGAAAGACTAGTCAGAACGCGAGTAGTCAGTGGATTTATATTTTTACGCCTACTGTGCCCTgccatattaaatcctaggtcatTTAATTTAATAGCTGAACCCCCACCACCAGCTGCTGCAAGGTAGGGTAGGTCTATATTAAACGTAAGAAATTTGGGTATTGTATAAATTATTATCTAATTTTCATTGAATAATTTCATAGATCTCTAGTAATGGTCGCGAAATGTTTACAAAATTTGGCCAATCTAGTAGAATTTGGTGGTAAAGAACCATACATGGAAGTAGTAAATCCATTTATTCTAAAAAACAAAGAACGAATGGTTGTCTTTCTCGATCAGTTATCTGTAAGTATTCAGCTTTATGTAACTTCTATTATATTGAACTAAATTTGTATGGAAAATAATTGGACATTACAGAATGTGACGGAGAAACCAGAATCTGAAGGTACAGACCCGAGAAACAAAAGTTGCGTATCGGACACGGCTCGAGACTTGGCGACATTGCATCACATTTGTGTTTCTCATCTAAAAGAACTTCAGGTTTTATCAAAAACCCAGGTAATGATTGTAAATTTCTCATATACATGTACGTTTCAAAATACATGTGAATTGATACATGTCTTTTTTTCAGCCTACAATAAAGCAGTTAGTCACAGTGACTGAGATGCTAAGCAAACATAAACAAAAGTATATGGAAATGATACGGTAGTGCTAAAGCTATTCGCCATGAACAATGCCAAACGTAACAAAACAATTAATAAGATCTGAATACAGtagtatttaataattattattaagtgaTTTACGTAATTAAACGTACAGACTGACGTGCCATATATATTACTGTATACACACAAGCCTACATTTACCATTTCGTATGTAATTAGAAGATAGCTTATACGTATAGTAAACAATAACATGACAGTGATATAGTTACATACAGAATCATATAGGCGTATAACGATTTTATATTTACCTAGGTGCTCGAAAATAAATGCAAATTAAACAAACAATATTGTGCATACATGATTTTTCCCAATATCAGTTCCATGAATTGATGAGAAGTGCCGAATTTATTTGAAGTgggtaaaaaattatttcatttaggtgtataaatgttttttattaatttgaattattttataaactaattattacatttttaatgTTGCTATAGTTTTATCATGCCATTAAATGACGAATACTATTATTAAATTTAAACTTCTAGTTAGTTAATACAAAAGGTTTTTAGAAAATTTgttaacaaaaatatatattacacttccattaaaaaaattaagatgCATATGCATAATAATATTTGATACATTTAAATATGTATCATAATAGTGTTCGTTGATGTATAAATTATGCTAGCATTCCacatatgattatgacgtaaatAGCATTGAATAAGGCTATTTTGAATAATAGATAAAGTATATCAAATTATTACAGATTTATTTCATATGCTGATTTTAGAAATGAGTATTATCAAAAATTTGTGAGTATGGGAATTCATTAATGAAAAGTATTAATATTACATCACATTTACGATTTGTGCCAAAACCtgtagattcggtattgaatcgGTACACTTAATACATAATTTGAATGAAATGAAATTGTTCTTTTGTAATTTGTACTTGACATACATGTTTGTATAATATTGTTTCattttaaataacaaaaatatgaagTATAACTACAATACGTGTTTTAAATCATTTGTTGGTTATACATGTATTGAAAGTCCGATAGATAATAAAGTTAACATTGAACATAATTATTTAGATATGACACTCAGATGTACGAACTTTGatttaaaaatgtaatatttaATTGTATCTTAGGACcgtttgattttgtatttcattttttGTTACACGAAATATTTTACGAATATAATTGTTTAGTTAAAAATTTGTTGAATACTCTTTTGATATTATAAAACCAAACAGCATAGATGACctataattaatatttgaagattatCATTCAAGATAGAATGAATATAAAGAACACTTTTCGTAAAAAGTTTTATTACGAATTTAAACTACATAACAACACCTATGCTGTGcaattttatatgtatatatgtatatatatatatatgtattatatatacattttcaatatttgaaaaagctaatattataaatttacGCGTTAACATATACGAGGATATTTGCAAATTGTACTATTCAGATTATTTAGCAAATTATTTAACCCTTGATTGTTCAAAATTCAGTGAACTCCGAAACAtgattgtgtaacaggaatacagAACATTTCTTAAGATAGTTTTACATATAAAAGTTTTATGGAAGAAATTAATGAATTACAATAAATTGATATCTAGTTGAAGTGAGATGGCATTATTGTCTGAAGAAACATCAAAGtatatataattatagtaaaagtcaAGCTTACAACTGATATTTGTAATAATTTCACTTGTTAAGATAACATTATGATTGTAATATAAAAACGGTAAGATAAAAAGGTACAAAAATGTTACAAAATGCACTCTATAAAATAATAGCAAGAGTACATTCAAGCATTCAAATATCAATGTAAACTTTCACTTTATTGTGCACGAAGTAAGCCttaaattatgttttttataagCCAAATTTTTAATTCTACATTGGAACATATTTctacattattttttatatggGTAAGTGCTTACTTCATTTTTTACAAGAAAAACATAATCTGTATTTTTAATTGCACTAAAGATGTAGAAACAAACCTATGTACTTTTATTCTGAGAAATAGGCATTTATATCAATGATTGCATACATAATCACAGTAATGTATAACTAGCATGGCATGCTTATTGGCATACGTTATTTCATCACAGCACAAAATGAGTTATCCATATTATATTCTTTTCATTTTATATAACTTATATTTTTTCTGGACAAACGAAATTTCTTGCTATGCATAATAGagtatttaaaattataaattatgagAATATAATGTGCAAAAATATGTGCGATATAAGTTGTAAAATTGTATGAATCACACGTTTTTTTACCATCCACAATACCTAACACTATGCAATTCCATTACCAAATAATACTTTTCTGTACCTTATATTAAACATAATTAACAATAAGACAATTGGGTGACCTTAAAAATATCTTTGATACTTTATATTATATGCAATCAAGGGTTAAAATTCCTTTACTAATGGAATATTAAGAGTTATATGGCAGACTGTTGAACAAACAATGTATTTGATGAAATTCAACTTTAGGAATAAAAATGTATGcaatattatacaatattattACATACTTTGTTCTCCTTCCTTTCCAATGTATAGCAAAAATTGTGCTTGAAAATCATTACAATCTTTTATAGAGTAAGCTGCAAAAATGTGCGTAAAGTGAACATAATCTAACATTTTTTACAATCTATTTTGCATTAATATACTGAATGAGAAAATTAACATTATTCAATGATTTAAAGCAAACAGCACCACCGATGTCTCCTACGGCTTGAGTTACCAGCCTTCAtacgtttctttttttctttaccTCTCTGTTCTTTATCTTTTCGTATTTCTCTGACCTATAAGTTATCAATTCCATTCcataatgaaaaatattgctTAAAAACATCTTTTTGttcatattatatttatcaCAGTAAGATAATTCCTTTAATTAGTTCCTATTTAATTGACCACATTTGTAAAGTACTAGATAATTATACACTAACTTACCAGAGTATAAAAAGCATCATCTACTCCCATTCTAGTCTTTGCAGAAGTTTCAACAAAAGGCACTCCATACTGACGGGCAACTTCTCTAGCTTGTGTCATGTTTACTGCCCATGATTGTTGAAGATCACATTTATTACCTACCAATACCATTGGTACTTCTTCTGCATCCTTTACTCTTTTTATTTGTTCCCTATATGTTCCTATATCCTATAATATTTCAGATATACGTATTTCTTTTCAAACTCCTCAAATGCAACTTTCAGGAAGAATAAAACTTGACATACTTCAAAACTTTTAGCTGAATTAACAGCAAATACTAATAGAAACCCTTCTCCAGTTCTCATATACTGATCTCTCATTGCGCTATATTCTTCTTGACCAGCTGTGTCTAATATATCTAAAAGGCATGTTTCCCCATCTATGACTACCTAAATGTCAGATATTTTGAGTAAATATTATTAGCAGATAATTTTTCACAGTTATGCTTAAAAAGCCCAAACACTTACTTGCTTCCTATAAGAGTCTTCTATGGTGGGATCATATTCATCTACAAAATGATTTTGTATCAGCTGAATGGTAAGCGCAGATTTACCAACACCTCCAGCTCCCACAACTACAAGCTTGTACTCTGTCATAATGTAATTTTTAGTTCGATTTGAACTAAAGTTTTTAATTCAAAGCTACAGGTGCCTTTtatctacaaaataaaaattcatttttaatcTTATCAGCTTTAACAAA contains:
- the Vap gene encoding RAS p21 protein activator vap isoform X1 — its product is MIAERKYRKTISSHPHMMDHNSKGGSPSTGSEDGGQNESMNVENEFDPFLENIPDDIQDTEEPDSANTTLLTAPPENQWYHGRLDRFTAEERLWDANKMGSYLVRESDRKPGSYVLSYLGRTGINHFRITAVCGDYYIGGRQFNSLSDLVAYYTHYSDLLKRERLIHPTPPPEPVNDKKRIVAILPYTKMPDTDELSFQKGDIFFVHNDMGDGWLWVTAHRTGEQGLIFRELVEDLDDSIDPNTVFSWFHPNVTKSEAVDMLVKAGPGSFLVRPSDNSPGDYSLFFHINNQIQRFRIEKKGVRYLMGGRTFECLDAVINRYRKEQIVEGHTLVQAMVTEPDGSVRVNREVQHAEKIYATLRECREQSGAKKNKGIKMQGYLEKKSEKNKKWKALYFVLLVDATDTHLYLYDNPKRTKPKGLIDLSCAYLYQVHESVFDRPHCFQLVERALPCLATITYLAAPNSENALDWINALKPLCVSQLTRAPKVARLRELRSLHLHILDAHRLPYKLVPNPFIIVALNNVKVARTKVKTGLHPIWDEEFILEDVPPDVMSFSLTLYNKGKRSKDTEVAELIVELASLTNGEEMDEWYPLSGVTPIGEWGVLRLRIRYRHDLAMPPEEYSPLQQLLLDPELHVVRALADVCHLDRVPLANSLLRIFRHERKEADLLRSLNQAEVDKEDETPTLFRAASLTTTLMDLYMKSVCTSFLKAALRDTIVKLIESKQSCELNPTKMDSPEDACSNAEFLLQVLDEVTLSIFTSPDACPRTLRYICGCLQRAVVAKWPHERLVRTRVVSGFIFLRLLCPAILNPRSFNLIAEPPPPAAARSLVMVAKCLQNLANLVEFGGKEPYMEVVNPFILKNKERMVVFLDQLSNVTEKPESEGTDPRNKSCVSDTARDLATLHHICVSHLKELQVLSKTQPTIKQLVTVTEMLSKHKQKYMEMIR
- the Ksh gene encoding transmembrane protein 167A-like protein ksh, with the translated sequence MSAIFNFQSLLTVILLLICTCTYIKAIMPSLLDKRMGKVGLQGTFWKCARIGERKSPYVAFSCVCMAVSILFWS
- the Ras85d gene encoding ras-like protein 1 encodes the protein MTEYKLVVVGAGGVGKSALTIQLIQNHFVDEYDPTIEDSYRKQVVIDGETCLLDILDTAGQEEYSAMRDQYMRTGEGFLLVFAVNSAKSFEDIGTYREQIKRVKDAEEVPMVLVGNKCDLQQSWAVNMTQAREVARQYGVPFVETSAKTRMGVDDAFYTLVREIRKDKEQRGKEKKKRMKAGNSSRRRHRWCCLL
- the Vap gene encoding RAS p21 protein activator vap isoform X3, which codes for MIAERKYRKTISSHPHMMDHNSKGGSPSTGSEDGGQNESMNVENEFDPFLENIPDDIQDTEEPDSANTTLLTAPPENQWYHGRLDRFTAEERLWDANKMGSYLVRESDRKPGSYVLSYLGRTGINHFRITAVCGDYYIGGRQFNSLSDLVAYYTHYSDLLKRERLIHPTPPPEPVNDKKRIVAILPYTKMPDTDELSFQKGDIFFVHNDMGDGWLWVTAHRTGEQGLIFRELVEDLDDSIDPNTVFSWFHPNVTKSEAVDMLVKAGPGSFLVRPSDNSPGDYSLFFHINNQIQRFRIEKKGVRYLMGGRTFECLDAVINRYRKEQIVEGHTLVQAMVTEPDGSVRVNREVQHAEKIYATLRECREQSGAKKNKGIKMQGYLEKKSEKNKKWKALYFVLLVDATDTHLYLYDNPKRTKPKGLIDLSCAYLYQVHESVFDRPHCFQLVERALPCLATITYLAAPNSENALDWINALKPLCVSQLTRAPKVARLRELRSLHLHILDAHRLPYKLVPNPFIIVALNNVKVARTKVKTGLHPIWDEEFILEDVPPDVMSFSLTLYNKGKRSKDTEVAELIVELASLTNGEEMDEWYPLSGVTPIGEWGVLRLRIRYRHDLAMPPEEYSPLQQLLLDPELHVVRALADVCHLDRVPLANSLLRIFRHERKEADLLRSLNQAEVDKEDETPTLFRAASLTTTLMDLYMKSVCTSFLKAALRDTIVKLIESKQSCELNPTKMDSPEDACSNAEFLLQVLDEVTLSIFTSPDACPRTLRYICGCLQRAVVAKWPHERLVRTRVVSGFIFLRLLCPAILNPRSFNLIAEPPPPAAAR
- the Vap gene encoding RAS p21 protein activator vap isoform X2, with product MAEFVRGGPSVSNSAKMDHNSKGGSPSTGSEDGGQNESMNVENEFDPFLENIPDDIQDTEEPDSANTTLLTAPPENQWYHGRLDRFTAEERLWDANKMGSYLVRESDRKPGSYVLSYLGRTGINHFRITAVCGDYYIGGRQFNSLSDLVAYYTHYSDLLKRERLIHPTPPPEPVNDKKRIVAILPYTKMPDTDELSFQKGDIFFVHNDMGDGWLWVTAHRTGEQGLIFRELVEDLDDSIDPNTVFSWFHPNVTKSEAVDMLVKAGPGSFLVRPSDNSPGDYSLFFHINNQIQRFRIEKKGVRYLMGGRTFECLDAVINRYRKEQIVEGHTLVQAMVTEPDGSVRVNREVQHAEKIYATLRECREQSGAKKNKGIKMQGYLEKKSEKNKKWKALYFVLLVDATDTHLYLYDNPKRTKPKGLIDLSCAYLYQVHESVFDRPHCFQLVERALPCLATITYLAAPNSENALDWINALKPLCVSQLTRAPKVARLRELRSLHLHILDAHRLPYKLVPNPFIIVALNNVKVARTKVKTGLHPIWDEEFILEDVPPDVMSFSLTLYNKGKRSKDTEVAELIVELASLTNGEEMDEWYPLSGVTPIGEWGVLRLRIRYRHDLAMPPEEYSPLQQLLLDPELHVVRALADVCHLDRVPLANSLLRIFRHERKEADLLRSLNQAEVDKEDETPTLFRAASLTTTLMDLYMKSVCTSFLKAALRDTIVKLIESKQSCELNPTKMDSPEDACSNAEFLLQVLDEVTLSIFTSPDACPRTLRYICGCLQRAVVAKWPHERLVRTRVVSGFIFLRLLCPAILNPRSFNLIAEPPPPAAARSLVMVAKCLQNLANLVEFGGKEPYMEVVNPFILKNKERMVVFLDQLSNVTEKPESEGTDPRNKSCVSDTARDLATLHHICVSHLKELQVLSKTQPTIKQLVTVTEMLSKHKQKYMEMIR